A stretch of DNA from Saccharomycodes ludwigii strain NBRC 1722 chromosome I, whole genome shotgun sequence:
CAGCTAATATAATATCGATTTTCATTGTATCATTTGCCCTCGCCAATGTCTTTTTGGTATTGATATTAGAACTATTGGATACTATAATATCAATTGTTAACTTGGCTCTTAAAGTAAGCGATTGATCCAGCAGATCATTTTTTACATAAATATTGCTTATTTTAGCCAAGTCTCGTAATATACTAATCTCCTTGGAATTTAAGTATGGTGGCAATGtcaacaaaatatattcaacCCATTGTGAAAAATCTTTGTGTTTATGATTAACTACTATATGTGAAATTAagtttaatttcatttcaAGCGAAGGAATACAAATATTAGCATTTCTAACgtctttatttatttgaggATGTGTATCGATGTAAATACACCAATCATAGAAACTCGTTGGTATAGCTTGATGTTGataattttctaaaatatttaataaatcctgtggattttttaaaactaataGTTTCCCATATTTTAGATTAATTTCCaagtatttaaaaaaatcaatagcCCATTCTTCATCCAATTCTAAACCTTGggtattttcattttttttcatctcTAATAACAAAGAACCTTCTGTAAACTCAAGTtcattgaatatttttcttaatacAGTATTCCAAAAGGAATTCTCTGAGTATTTCTTTGAATAGtaacttttcaaatttaacaataaaagtttattcACATTTTCATACAAATTTTCGTTTTCTTCAACGCTAACCGGTTCTTCTACCTCCGGGTCAATTGCAGTAGAATACTCTAAACCAGGTCGGTTTCCTTgatcatcatcatcgtaGCGGTTAGTTTTATACCAttgcaaaatattttgtttatgtaaaagaaaatttctAACCGCTTTAGGTAAAAGGGGAACTTCATCATAAAAAGTGCTGTTTGATCCACCGtccaaattatttattctatcatcattaatatGGACTCCCTGAGGCATGGCTATAGTGCGAATGGCTTCAGTTTTAACATTTTCTAGATATTCTATAACTTCTAGATTAACGTCCTTGttatataaatcaaaaacaCCCGACTGTCCAAATAAGTTTCCTGTTTTTGATAGTGAAGTAGAATGATTCTCACTTTtgactttatttttattctttggcattttattattatattttgaatacgtttttttattcgattgctaattttttcttcttacATGAACATGACTTACTTGatcaatgttttttttttttttaccaaaaaaacgaatcaattaaaattttttttttttttttttttttgtttgtttgtttgtttttttctgtaacgtttttaattttcatttgaTTAAATTCGCGTACATAAGTACATAATTTCAAATacataaagaaaaacattcaagtataataattataatcataatGGAATGAAAGCTAAAGACTTTTAATATCCTCACAGCCAAGATCCCTAAACTGTAttgttgatattaataaagttCCCTTTTACTccctaattttttttttttaacatatatatagaagATAATGCAAAATATTAATCATTtaaggaaaaagagaaCTCGATCTGAAGAGAAAGTAAATAATACTTTGTCTAgtgttgataataatagttacATAAGATGTCAACTCGATGATtgcaataatattaatattcgCAAAGAATTTTATGAGGAACATTTTGAAACATATCATGAATTTCTTTGTGAAGCCTGTCACAAGAATTTCATTAATGATTTCATACTTAATTTACACATAGAGGAAAATCATGATCCATTTAATTACAAACGAAAGAGAGTTAAATGTTTCGATCAAGGTTGTAAGAAAATGTTTACTACAAAGGAAGAGAGGAAAatccattttttaacatGCCATAAAGATCATATgctttatatattttttaaaaccagATATGATAATTAACtcttattaaataattgaaaaaaaaaaagtcattgTGTGTATGAATATAAATGATAACAACATTCAACGaaatcattatcatttcTTAGCTTGTTTATTAATCCTATTTGTAGACACTCCACCATTCCCATTCTTGCCAATAggttttcttttcatctttttaatgattttttcGTCAAATTCACAATCACATGCGGGACATCTATTCCCTGATGGTATAACAGACAAAACACATAAACAAACACTACAAACAAATCCAATAGCTACAACTTTACCGgttaaaaaacaagaagTCCTAAAATCAACTATGCCCTGATTGGGTTTCACTATAATCCTTCTCAAAGTTGGATCTATAAACATGGCCGTTGATAAATACTGTATCAATCCCTTGGTAGATTCCACATGCAAATAAACACCATTAGTGGCATCCGTGGCCTGTTGTAAGAATGTGGCCTGTGGATTACCACCGATTTTTACTACATCTATAGGACATTTTAACTTGGATGCCgtaaaaatacaattcaTAATCGGAATGTATTGAAACACTTCGCTCTgtctttcattttttgacCCACTGGAGACTATTAAAATGCgtgattttaaatttaaattttcttttagaaTTCTATTCACATAAGTTAAACTTGAACTTAATGCGCCTGCCAAACTACTTTTGACAAACTTGGTATTGCTATCTTTATTGTCGTTGTTTTTCATGTCGGtgtataatttttgttcCATTTCAAATAAGTTATATAATTCTTCTAATACAGCTTCATCAACTTTTCTAAATTGTGTATACATTTTGCTATCTATAATGttcaattttgttttaatatctttacCATTTGATGTTTCAGAAACTTTGGTTTTATCCCTaggaaataaatatttgacaCCATTAGAATAAGCTGCAATAACAGCAACTTGATTAGCGCTATTGAAAGCTAAATGtgcatttaaaaatacaataacTGATTTTAGTGCCTCTAGTAAATTAGATTCCTCATTTTCAAAGCCCCATACACTTGGATTTGTATCTAATATAACCGTTAATAATGATGGAGTTTCTTCAGAAACTTGATGTTTCAATTTAGAGTGGAAAAAAGTAGGATCACTAATGGCATCCATGATTGTAGAAAATAAAGGTTGAGTTGGATTATAAAAGTGATTAATCTCATATGATGTTTGTGTTCTTAAAAGTAagtaattattttatagaTTAAGATAGTTAAAATACCAATGGTTAAATTCGgtcaaatttatttttattttttttaattttttttttattatttttttattatttttttttattatcatacAGTTTTAAAAGTCTGCGtataaacaaatacaaTTTATCACAATAGTTatcacaataataataataataataataatagtaataataataaatcatggTTATAGTAtaacatatttttaaaccCAAGATATAATACATTTTACTTATGCAGAAAAGagtttattaaaaagaaagaaagaaagaaagaaaaaataaaaataatgagaTTTTCATAACtactatcattatttatatattacaaTCGAAAAACATAGCTTTGATTTTCAGCATATGATACAGAAAGTAAATCATTAGTTTCACACCATGAAATAGCACAGACATAATTATTTGGCTTACTTATTGGTACAGAATATTCAGCCTTAATGGGTATTTCTAACGGTACAGTAATGGCATCATTAGTGGTTTTCTTGGACAcaatattttctaattcttccatatttttcttcaacAACTCCAAGTTATAAACAATAACCTGTCCATCCAACCTACCTACACAATACATTGACTTATCAGGCGATATGCAACCGTACACAATGGGAATATCATCTATTAAAGAACAGGCAAACAttgcattattattgttggcGTAATTATTTGCGCCACCATCTTTTGCTGCAATATCACCTGCTCCATCCTTTAAAATAGTCCAACATCTTACACTCCCATCCAAGGAGCaagatataattttatcattgttTTTCATCCATGAGGCGTTAACAACCCCTTGTGAATGCCCCATCAAACAGTGACTAGCATTCGAATTATGTCCTCGCCATATTCTTATAGTATTATCGTCAGATGAACTCAATAATAGCTTATTACTCTCGTTATACGATAGGCATGTTATTGTTTTACTATGCCCTAACAATCTTCCAATTGGTTCATtagaattatttatttgaaatagTAAAATAGCACCATTTAACCCTGGTATAACAAATTTGTCTTTTTCTATCCATTCACAATCTATACCTAGACTTTCTCCaaagttattaataacttcctttaaatcaaaatgtTGAACCGGAGAACCTGTTAAAGTGTTCCACACTATTGTGACATTATCAACATCCATGGTGATACAATGCATCCCCGTATCGCTCCATTTCATCGTTATAATAGGCGCCTTGTGCATATTGAATATATTACTTAATTTTCCGTCCAAAGTCCACAACCTTATTCCACCACTTTCTACACCTGTCAATAACCTATCTCCAGACCTAGACCAAGAAATGGCCGTTATTTCACCGGCTAGATTATTGCTGGTATTGTTGGACGCCGTATCTGTGCTTTTGCCTACAGTAGGATAAGTTAGTACTGTTGGTACTgaaaattctttatttgattttaaacGGACAATCTTGGCAGAATTCGTTGGTGTTTTTTCGCTCCATGCAAAATAGCTGCCTGACCATTCACAGGCGTTACTTGAGCCATAGGAAAAGATACTTTCCAATGCTTTAATAAAACCCTCATCTTCGTCGCTATTTCCAGCTTTATGTGTTCCATCAATTATTTGTGAGTTTTCCTCGTCCTTTCCCTCTTTAAGTTTCTCCTCTTCGGCTTCTGAATCATTTTCTAATGCAAATCTACCTGTATTTGATATCTCAGGAAATTGTTCCTTATCTACTTGTAATGCTTGTGCTAAtgtaaaatttttcttgtaattttCTGGATCAACAGGCATAACTTTACCATCATACCTGACCAGCAATTCACTTTCTGTATATAATATACCTTTCTGAACTAGGGATACTAAACAGCCCAATGGGATACGTTctttaaactttttctcAAACTCTAAAACACGAGTTTCCTCTTGTAATGCTAATGATGATACTTCATGGCCTGTCTCTTGTAAATAACGatatatcaaataattaaGTTCCTCACTAGTTAAACTcatgtttttgttttgtttttatattagtAAGTTTAGGATAAGTATGTATAAGTATgtaagtaaaaaaaagagaaaaagggaaagagtaggaatttgttttatatacttttcaggttgaaagaaaggaaaaagttaaaaaaaaaaaatggaaatggAAATGGCACACAAGTTTGAGTAAATAAttcaattgtttttcattttcatttttatttttttctttctctaaGAAC
This window harbors:
- the BRR1 gene encoding Brr1p (similar to Saccharomyces cerevisiae YPR057W | BRR1 | Bad Response to Refrigeration); translated protein: MPKNKNKVKSENHSTSLSKTGNLFGQSGVFDLYNKDVNLEVIEYLENVKTEAIRTIAMPQGVHINDDRINNLDGGSNSTFYDEVPLLPKAVRNFLLHKQNILQWYKTNRYDDDDQGNRPGLEYSTAIDPEVEEPVSVEENENLYENVNKLLLLNLKSYYSKKYSENSFWNTVLRKIFNELEFTEGSLLLEMKKNENTQGLELDEEWAIDFFKYLEINLKYGKLLVLKNPQDLLNILENYQHQAIPTSFYDWCIYIDTHPQINKDVRNANICIPSLEMKLNLISHIVVNHKHKDFSQWVEYILLTLPPYLNSKEISILRDLAKISNIYVKNDLLDQSLTLRAKLTIDIIVSNSSNINTKKTLARANDTMKIDIILAELVLCVVGEVYGQKDLIPWS
- the TFB4 gene encoding TFIIH/NER complex subunit TFB4 (similar to Saccharomyces cerevisiae YPR056W | TFB4 | Transcription Factor B subunit 4); the protein is MDAISDPTFFHSKLKHQVSEETPSLLTVILDTNPSVWGFENEESNLLEALKSVIVFLNAHLAFNSANQVAVIAAYSNGVKYLFPRDKTKVSETSNGKDIKTKLNIIDSKMYTQFRKVDEAVLEELYNLFEMEQKLYTDMKNNDNKDSNTKFVKSSLAGALSSSLTYVNRILKENLNLKSRILIVSSGSKNERQSEVFQYIPIMNCIFTASKLKCPIDVVKIGGNPQATFLQQATDATNGVYLHVESTKGLIQYLSTAMFIDPTLRRIIVKPNQGIVDFRTSCFLTGKVVAIGFVCSVCLCVLSVIPSGNRCPACDCEFDEKIIKKMKRKPIGKNGNGGVSTNRINKQAKK
- the SIF2 gene encoding Sif2p (similar to Saccharomyces cerevisiae YBR103W | SIF2 | Sir4p-Interacting Factor); protein product: MSLTSEELNYLIYRYLQETGHEVSSLALQEETRVLEFEKKFKERIPLGCLVSLVQKGILYTESELLVRYDGKVMPVDPENYKKNFTLAQALQVDKEQFPEISNTGRFALENDSEAEEEKLKEGKDEENSQIIDGTHKAGNSDEDEGFIKALESIFSYGSSNACEWSGSYFAWSEKTPTNSAKIVRLKSNKEFSVPTVLTYPTVGKSTDTASNNTSNNLAGEITAISWSRSGDRLLTGVESGGIRLWTLDGKLSNIFNMHKAPIITMKWSDTGMHCITMDVDNVTIVWNTLTGSPVQHFDLKEVINNFGESLGIDCEWIEKDKFVIPGLNGAILLFQINNSNEPIGRLLGHSKTITCLSYNESNKLLLSSSDDNTIRIWRGHNSNASHCLMGHSQGVVNASWMKNNDKIISCSLDGSVRCWTILKDGAGDIAAKDGGANNYANNNNAMFACSLIDDIPIVYGCISPDKSMYCVGRLDGQVIVYNLELLKKNMEELENIVSKKTTNDAITVPLEIPIKAEYSVPISKPNNYVCAISWCETNDLLSVSYAENQSYVFRL